A genomic window from Brassica oleracea var. oleracea cultivar TO1000 chromosome C8, BOL, whole genome shotgun sequence includes:
- the LOC106311276 gene encoding uncharacterized protein LOC106311276, which translates to MKLVVFISFLLMLSLCSSGFGEGHEIADNDLYSSNKVEELYSDRMMDYPPTGPNPGHDPTVPPPPPSDEENMMENYVN; encoded by the exons ATGAAGCTTGTGGTTTTCATATCGTTCTTGCTCATGCTTTCATTGTGCTCTTCAG GATTTGGGGAGGGTCACGAAATTGCTGATAACGACCTCTATTCCTCGAACAAG GTTGAAGAGCTGTATAGTGATCGAATGATGGATTATCCTCCAACAGGCCCAAACCCAGGACACGACCCGACAGTTCCTCCGCCTCCACCTTCCGACGAAGAAAACATGATGGAAAATTATGTTAACTGA